In the Meiothermus sp. Pnk-1 genome, AAGGGAAAGGCAAGGGGGGTGGAAGCGCCAGCGAGGGGCCGGTGCCCTGGTGACTTGATTCGTGCTGACTCAGACGTCGTACGTCAAACGTCATACGTCATACGAAGGGGATCGTCCCCTAGGTGTACGGCGGCACGCCGTCCCGATAGGGGATCGCCCCCTAGGTGTACGGCGGCACGCCGTCCCAAAGGGGATCGTCCCCCGCGTTTAGCGTTTAGCGTTTTGCGTTTAGCGTCTCGCGTCTTGCGTTTGGCTATCGAGCCGCCCCAGCAACCTCTTCGGCATCTTGCAGACCATGGTGTAGGCCGGGTCGAAGACGTTGCCCAGCTCGTAGCGCACGCCCTGGCCCATCAGCAAGGAGGCGTGGGCGGGCTCGAGCCCGTAGACCGTCTCCAGCCAGCGCAGCATCTCGCTGGTGGCGTGCTGTACACACTGGTCGAGCGGGCGGGCATTGCCCACGGTGAAGATGCACTCTTCGTTCTCGCCCCGTGGCCAGAAGATGCGCTGGCCCTTGAGGAGCTCGAGCGAGAACTGCACCTCCATGGAGATCTCGATGCCGGTTCCGGCGATCTCCCCGTCGCCCTGCAGGGCGTGGCCGTCGCCCAGGAAGAACAGCGCCCCCGGCTCGAACACGGGAAAGTACACGGTCACGCCCGCGCGAAAGCCGCGGTAGTCCATGTTGCCGCCGTGGGGGCCGGAGGTGGCGGTGGAGATGGCCTGGCCGCCCTCGGGGGCCACACCGAAGCAACCCAGCATGGGCTCGAGCTCGAGCTCGAAGCCGTGCA is a window encoding:
- a CDS encoding acetamidase/formamidase family protein — encoded protein: MATHRFAPDHYHHTLGPHAPVLKVAPGDTVITTCVDARGFDQHDRRVTPPGNPMTGPFFVEGAEPGDTLVVRLERLTPNRCRGWSGVWLAPNVLEPEHLTELARSGDFSERWNWAVDAEVGVARLDHPASPLHGFELELEPMLGCFGVAPEGGQAISTATSGPHGGNMDYRGFRAGVTVYFPVFEPGALFFLGDGHALQGDGEIAGTGIEISMEVQFSLELLKGQRIFWPRGENEECIFTVGNARPLDQCVQHATSEMLRWLETVYGLEPAHASLLMGQGVRYELGNVFDPAYTMVCKMPKRLLGRLDSQTQDARR